The Amycolatopsis sp. DG1A-15b genome contains the following window.
GGACGAACTTCAGCTGCGCCCGCCGGCTCGGCGCGGTACGTTCCGCCGTGATGGTCATGCGCGTCCTTTCGCCCCCTCACCCGGGACCAGCGGGCGCAGTCCCGGTGCTATTCCGGCTGTGATCGGTGACACGCCGTGGTCACCCGACTCGGCAACCGCTACTGATCCGATCAATTTTGCAGCCGATTCGGCGATGGCTCTGGATCGGCGGTCACGACTGCGCTATACATCGGATGTCTGGTCGGTGTGGGTGAAGGGAAACATCCGTGCAGCTTGTGCGTCTCGGGGAGCCGGGGAGTGAGCGTCCGTTCGTGCGCGCCGGCGACGGCACGACCTACGAACTGGGCGGCCTCACCGCCGACATCGACGGCGGCTTCCTCGCCGCGGACGGGATCGCGCGAGCCGCCGCCGCGCTCGCCGCCGGCGAGCTGCCGGCGGCTTCGGAGACCGGCCTGCGCGTCGGCCCGCCGATCGCCCAGCCCGGCAAGGTCGTCTGCATCGGCATGAACTACCGCCGCCACGCCGAGGAAACCGGCGCGACGCCGCCGTCCGAGCCGGTCGTCTTCATGAAGGCGCCGGACGTCGTGGTCGGGCCCGGCGACGACGTCCTCATCCCGCGCGGGTCGGTCAGCACCGACTGGGAGGTCGAGCTCGGCGTCGTCATCGGCAAGACCGCCCGCTACCTCGAGAGTGTCGACGAAGCCCTGGAGTACGTCGCCGGTTACGTCGTCTCGAACGACGTCTCCGAGCGCGCGCTGCAGTTCCGCACCGGCCAGTGGGACAAGGGCAAGTCGTGCGAGAACTTCAACCCGCTCGGCCCGGCGCTGGTCCCCGCGAGCGAGGTGCCCGACCCGCAGGACCTCGGCCTTCGACTGTGGGTCAACGGCGAGAAGAAGCAGGACTCGTCCACCAAGGACATGATCTTCGGCGTCGCCGAGATCGTGCACCACCTCAGCCAGGTGATGGTGCTGCGGCCCGGTGACCTGATCAACACCGGTACCCCCGAAGGTGTCGCGCTCGGGCAGCCCGACCCGAAGCCGTACCTGCGCGACGGCGACGTCATCGAGCTCGAGATCGACGGGCTCGGCCGGCAGCGCCAGACCGCGAGGCAGGCCTGACCATGGCGAAGATCATCGGCATGGAGGTCCTCGACGTCCGGTTCCCGACGTCGAAGGAGCTCGACGGCTCGGACGCGATGAACCCCGACCCGGACTACTCCGCCGCCTACGTCGTGCTGCACGCCGACGGCGGCCCGGACGGCTACGGCCTCGCGTTCACCATCGGCCGCGGCAACGACGTGCAGGCCGCCGCGATCCGCGCGCTGGCCCCGCACGTCGTCGGCCGGGACGTCCCGGCCGACGCGGCCGCGCTCGGTGACCTGTCCCGCACCCTGGTCGGCGACTCGCAGTTCCGCTGGCTGGGCCCGGAAAAAGGCGTCGCGCACATGGCGGTCGGGGCGATCGTCAACGCCGCGTGGGACCTCGCCGCCCGCTGCGCGAACCTCCCCGTCTGGCAGTTCGCGGCGCGGATGACGCCCGAAGAACTGGTGTCACTGGTCGACTTCCGGTACCTGTCCGACGCGCTCACCGAGGCCGAAGCCCTGGAGATCCTGCGGCGGGCGGAACCCGGTCGTGCCGAACGGGAGAAGCAGCTCGAAGCGCACGGCTACTGCGCCTACAGCACGTCCCCGGGCTGGCTCGGTTACGCGGACGCCAAACTCGTGCGGCTCGCCGAACAGGCGGTCGCCGACGGCTTCGAGATGATCAAGCTCAAGGTCGGCGGCAACCTCGAGGACGACGTCCGGCGGATGAAACTGGCGCGGGAGACCGTCGGGCCGGACATCCGGATCGCCGTCGACGCCAACCAGCGCTGGGACGTCCAAGCGGCCGTCGATTGGATGACCGAGCTCGCGCCCTACGACCCGTACTGGATCGAGGAGCCGACGTCCCCGGACGACATCCTCGGCCACGCGGCGATCGCCAAGGCCCTCGCGCCGATCAAGATCGCCACCGGCGAGCACGTGCAGAACCGCGTGATGTTCAAGCAGCTGCTGCAGGCGGACGCCATTTCGGTGCTCCAGCTGGACGCCGCGCGCGTCGGCGGCTTCAACGAAAACCTGGCGATCCTGCTGCTGGCCGCGAAGTTCGGCGTCCCGGTGTGCCCGCACGCCGGCGGCGTCGGGCTCTGCGAGCTCGTCCGGCACCTGTCGATGTTCGACTTCGTGGCGGTGTCCGGCACCGACGCGGACCGTTCCATCGAGTGGGTCGACCACCTGCACGAGCACTTCACCGACCCGGCCGTCGTCGAGCGCGGCCGCTACCTCGCCCCGACCGCCCCCGGGTTCTCCGCGCGCATGCACGACGCCACGCTGCGCCGGTTCCGCTTCCCGGACGGTCCCGAGTGGACGGAGTCCGCAAGTGAGTGAATTCGAGGGCCTGGTGGCCGCCGTCACCGGAGGCGCCTCGGGCATCGGCCAGGCCGTCGCGACCTTGCTGGCCGGACGCGGCGCCCAGGTGGCGGTCCTCGACCTCAAGCCCGGAGACGACGGCTTCCGCTGCGATGTCTCCTCGGACGACGAGGTCCGCTCGGCGATCGATGCCGTCGTGGACCGCTTCGGCCGTCTCGACATCCTCGTCAACAACGCCGGCATCGGCGCGCAGGGCGACGTCACCGCCAACAGCGACGACGAGTGGCATCGCGTGCTCGACGTCAACGTCCTCGGCATGGTCCGGCTCGCCCGGGCCGCGTTGCCGCACCTCAGGAACTCGCCGTCCGCGGCGATCGTCAACACCTGCTCCATCGCGGCCTGGGCCGGCCTGCCCAACCGCGCGCTCTACTCGGCCAGCAAGGGCGCGGTGCTCTCGCTGACCCTGGCCATGGCGACCGACCACCTGCCCGACCGGATCCGCGTCAACTGCGTGTGCCCGGGCACGGCGGACACCCCGTGGGTGGGCCGGCTGCTCGACGCCGCCGACGACCCGGCGGCCGAACGCGCGGCCCTCGCGGCCCGCCAGCCCATGGGCCGGCTGGTCACCGCGGAGGAGGTCGCCAACGCGATCGCCTACCTGGCGAGCCCCCTGTCCGCCTCGACCACCGGCACCGCGCTCGCGGTCGACGGCGGCATGTACGGCCTGCGTCCTCGCGGCCCGGTTCAGCAGTAAACAGACTTGATTTCCGCTGTCATCAAGGAGGATGCGGTGCGCGCTGTGGTATTTCAAAACAGGGTGATCCAGGTGGCCGCCACGGCCGCCGTCTGCGGCCTGGTACTGGCCGCCTGCGGGTCCACCAAGGACAACGCGTCGGCGCCCGCGGCGGGTGGCGGCGCGGGCGGCAAGGTCGGCGCGACGCTGCCCCTGCTGACCTCGCCGTTCTGGCAGGCCTACAACAACTACGTGCCGAAGATGGCCAAGGAAGAGGGCGTCGACGTCCTCCCGACGGTCAACGCCGACAGCGACCCCGCGAAGCTGATCACCGACATCGGCACCTTCCTCAACC
Protein-coding sequences here:
- a CDS encoding SDR family oxidoreductase, coding for MSEFEGLVAAVTGGASGIGQAVATLLAGRGAQVAVLDLKPGDDGFRCDVSSDDEVRSAIDAVVDRFGRLDILVNNAGIGAQGDVTANSDDEWHRVLDVNVLGMVRLARAALPHLRNSPSAAIVNTCSIAAWAGLPNRALYSASKGAVLSLTLAMATDHLPDRIRVNCVCPGTADTPWVGRLLDAADDPAAERAALAARQPMGRLVTAEEVANAIAYLASPLSASTTGTALAVDGGMYGLRPRGPVQQ
- a CDS encoding enolase C-terminal domain-like protein → MAKIIGMEVLDVRFPTSKELDGSDAMNPDPDYSAAYVVLHADGGPDGYGLAFTIGRGNDVQAAAIRALAPHVVGRDVPADAAALGDLSRTLVGDSQFRWLGPEKGVAHMAVGAIVNAAWDLAARCANLPVWQFAARMTPEELVSLVDFRYLSDALTEAEALEILRRAEPGRAEREKQLEAHGYCAYSTSPGWLGYADAKLVRLAEQAVADGFEMIKLKVGGNLEDDVRRMKLARETVGPDIRIAVDANQRWDVQAAVDWMTELAPYDPYWIEEPTSPDDILGHAAIAKALAPIKIATGEHVQNRVMFKQLLQADAISVLQLDAARVGGFNENLAILLLAAKFGVPVCPHAGGVGLCELVRHLSMFDFVAVSGTDADRSIEWVDHLHEHFTDPAVVERGRYLAPTAPGFSARMHDATLRRFRFPDGPEWTESASE
- a CDS encoding fumarylacetoacetate hydrolase family protein gives rise to the protein MQLVRLGEPGSERPFVRAGDGTTYELGGLTADIDGGFLAADGIARAAAALAAGELPAASETGLRVGPPIAQPGKVVCIGMNYRRHAEETGATPPSEPVVFMKAPDVVVGPGDDVLIPRGSVSTDWEVELGVVIGKTARYLESVDEALEYVAGYVVSNDVSERALQFRTGQWDKGKSCENFNPLGPALVPASEVPDPQDLGLRLWVNGEKKQDSSTKDMIFGVAEIVHHLSQVMVLRPGDLINTGTPEGVALGQPDPKPYLRDGDVIELEIDGLGRQRQTARQA